CTACCCGTTCGGTGCTGGACCGCCTGCGCCGTACCATTGACCAGATGGGCGAGGTACTGGGACTATTCCGGCAGCGGCCCGCCGACTGGCTGGCGGCCCGCGACGCCGAAAAGGCCCGCAATCTGACCCTGACGACCGCCGAAATCGAAGCCTTGATCGCCGAGCGGAACGAAGCCCGAAAAAGCCGGAATTTCGCACGCAGTGACGAAATCAGAGCCTTCCTGTTGTCTCACAGTATCCAGCTCCTGGATTCGCCGCAGGGTACCACCTGGCAGGCCGTTGGGCAGTAACCACTGCCTTTGTGTTCCCGGTATCGGCAAAGGGGGTTGCAACTTAGTGCAGCCATGGTAGGCTGTTTCAGACAGAACCAGACTGTGAGGCTGCCGTGGATTGGGAATGCTGCTGGGATCGGGACATCGTCGCCATGGGCGACTGCCCCAACATCACCGAAGGCGACGAAGACCTGCTCACCTCACGCGCACGGCGCGTGCTTGAAAAATGCTGTGAATGTGAGCGTTTCCGCCGAGACCTGTCACGCTTCAACGACAGCGGCCACCCGCTGGCGCCGATCATTTCCGTGCTGCACAATGACTACCGCCGCCAGAAAAGCCAGATCCAGTCGCTGGTCAGCTTTCTGGACAGTAAAACCCTGGAAACCAGATTCCTGCACGAGCTCGGTTCCGTTCTGCAGAGTTCCGTCGATCTCGATGAGGTGCTCTCCGTTGCCCTGACCGCCATCACGGCAGGCAAGGGATTCGGGATGAACCGTGCCTTTCTGCTGCTGGCCGACCGTGAACGCCATCTGCTACGCGGCCACTTGGCCATCGGTCCCCGTTCTCTTGAGGAGGCCGGCCAGACCTGGCAGGAGATTGCCAGCACGGATATGGACCTGCAAAGCATGGCGCGCAGCTTCCAGCAATACAAGCTGCGCAGTGAGCGTGACAAATTCCAGGATATCCTGGACCAGTTGCAGATATCCCTTGACGACCAGGAGCACATCGTGGTCAAGGCGTTCGAGGATCCCTACCCGCTACTGGTGCGTAATGCCTTCAACAATCCCCAGGTTCCTCCCGACTTCGCCCGGCTGCTGGGGGTGGACACCTTCCTGGTTCTGCCCCTTATCTCCCGTCATCGGCGTATCGGTGCCATCATTGCCGACAACTTCATCACCCGGCGCCCCATTAGTGACGATGATCTGCGCTCCATTGAAACCTTCGCGTTTCCCGTTGCCTTTGCCATCGAACGGGCCTCCCTCTACGACCGGCTCCAGGAAGAGGTTGAAAAACTCCAGATTGCCAACCAGAAGTTGCATGAACAGCAGGAGTTGCTGGTCCGCATGGAAAAGATGGCGCTGGTGGGCAGAATCACGTCCAGTGTGGCCCACTCCATCCGTAACCCCCTGACCGTTATCGGCGGTTTTGCCCGCAGCATCCTGAAGACCACCCCCAGTAGCGACACCCGACGCGGCTTCATTGAATCGATCGTTGCCGAGACACGGCAACTGGAAGGAGTGCTGGACGAGGTACTCACCTATTCTGACTCGCTCTACCCCACCAGGGATCTTTGGGATATCACTCAGCTGGTGGAGGCCGCCCAGCGGGAAATCCAGGACCGCCTGCTCTACCACGATTATACGGTCCAGTTCCGCTCTGACCGGGAGTTGCCACCGGTCTGGGTTGACTTCAAGCAGACGGTCTACTGTATCCGTACCATCATTTTGGTGAACCTGGACGGGCTGGAACATGGCGCCATTACCATTTACCTGTCCCGTAACGGCGACGAGGTCGATGTCAACATTGAAGACAAGGGGCGCACCCTAAGCGAAGAGGAGTTGGAGGCGATGCTGACCCCCTTCGCGGAAACCTGCCAGATGGGATCGGGATTGAGTCTGGCCTTGTGCCGCAGCATGCTGGACAAACAGAACATCCCCTTCCTGGTGGTTGCCCCTCCTGAGGGAGGGGTCACCTATACCATCAAACTTCCCACCCGCAAGGAGGAACGCCATGAGCAGACTGCTGGTAGTTGACGACGAGGCCAACATCCGTCTGTTATACAGCGCCGAGTTGACCGACGAAGGGTACGAGGTGGAAACCGCTTCAGGCATTTCCGAAGCCCTCGAAAAGCTGGCCGCACAGAGCTTCGACCTGGCGCTGCTGGATATCAAGCTCAAGAATGAAAGCGGCATCGAGCTCCTGCAAAAGATCGTCAAGGAGCGTCACGACATGCCGGTGATCCTCTGCTCCGCCTTCTCCAGCTACAAGGACGACTTCTCCGCCTGGCTGGCTGACAGCTACGTGGTCAAGTCCGGCGATCTGACCGAGCTGAAGGAAGAGATCAAACGGGTTCTGGAAAAGAAGGCGCAGCGGCGGGCGGCGGGATTGTAAGCGGCAAAGCCTGCAATTACATGCCGATTCGGCGCACACAAGGAGGTTGTCATGAAAGCCGTCATCATGGCCGGTGGTTTCGGCACCCGTATCCAGCCGCTCACCGGCAGCATCCCCAAGCCGATGATCCCGCTCTTCAATCGGCCGATCATGCTGCATATCGTGGAGCTGCTGAAAAAGTACGACATAACCGACCTGGTGATGCTGCTCTACCATCAGCCGGGAATCATCAAGAAGTTTTTCCGTGATGGTGCAGATTTCGGGGTCAGAATCACCTACGTTACCCCGTTGCAGGATATGGGGACCGCCGGTGCGGTCAAGGCCGCGGAAAAGTATCTTGACGAACGTTTTCTGGTCATCTCCGGCGACCTGTTGACCGACTTCAACCTGAAGAAGGTCATCGACTTCCATGACGCCAACAAGGCAATGGCCACCATTACCCTCACCTCGGTCAAGGATCCGCTGCAGTTCGGGGTGGTGATAACGGACAAGGAAAAGCGGATTACCCAGTTCCTGGAAAAACCGGGGTGGGGCGAGGTGATCTCCGACACGATCAACACCGGTATCTACGTGCTGGAGCCCGAGATTTTCAACTACATTCCGGCCGGCGAAAACTTTGACTTTTCTCAGGATCTGTTTCCGCTGATGCTGCGCAACCAGGATCCGCTGTATGGTGTCACCGCCAAGGGGTACTGGCGGGATATCGGCAACACCGATTCCTACCGCGAGGCGTACCACGACATCTTCAAAGGGCGGGTCAATCTGAAAATTGACGAGGAAAAGCAGGATTACGTCGGCAAAGACCTGCGGATCGGTACCGACGTCACCCTGGAGGACGCCGGCGGCATCGAGGGCACGGTAGTGATCGGCGACAATTCACAGGTTAGTCGTGACGTCAGGATCAAGGATTCGGTCATCGGGCGCAACTGCACCATTGAAGCCGGGGTCAGACTGAACCGCTGCGCCATTTGGGATAACTCCTACGTCAAGAAAGGCGCCCGCATCACGGACAGCGTTATCTGCTCCAATGTGCGGGTCGGCCAAGCCGCTATTCTGGAGGAGGGGGTTATTGTCGCCGATGAAACTTCCATCGGCGACGAGGTCCACATTAAGGCCGATGTCAAAATCTGGCCCCGCAAGGTGATCGAGTCCGGCGCCACGGTCACCGCCAACCTGATCTGGGGGGAAAAGTGGAAGAAGTCACTTTTCGAAGGGGCCATCATCAAAGGCTTGTCCAACGTGGAGCTGACTCCTGAGTTTGCCGCCAAACTGGGATGCGCCTACGGCACCATGTTGCCCAAGGGGAGCTATGTGCTGGGCGGGCGGGATGCAAAACGTTCTTCCCGGATGCTGAAGCGCTGTTTCGTGGGGGGACTACTGTCCGCCGGCGTCAATGTGCGGGACATGACCATGACCTGTCTGCCGGTCATCCGTTACAAGCTGAAAACCTTCGGCGAGGTGGGAGGGTTCCACTTCCGGCAGGCATCTGACGATCCGGCATCGATGGAGATCGTGTTTCTGGACGGCGAAGGGCTGGACTTCTCCAGCAACATGGCCAAAAATGCCGAACGGATCTACTACAAAGAGAATTTCCGCCGTGCCCACCATACCGAGCCGGGGGCACTGGTCGACATCCCCCAGGCGGTGGACTTCTACCGGGAGGGCTTCCTGCGGGCCCTCAACGTCGAGCAGTGCCGCAAGGCTGCCTGGACCGTAGTGGTCGATTTCAACTTTGCGCCGGCCTGCCAGGTGCTGCCAATGCTGTTGAACGAGCTGGGCTGCAACGTCGTGGCTTTGAACGCTTACATTGATGAGGGCAAGGGGGGTGTCTCACCGAAGCCGAAGGATGAAGCCCTTCGTCAGCTTTCCACCATCGTCGGTTCGCTGGGGGCGCAGGCCGGTTTCTGGCTGGAGCCCGGTGCGGAGGCGATCACGCTGGTTGATGAGACCGGTACCATTCATGACGGTGTCGGCCTGCTTGCTCTGGTAGCGGCGCTCAAGCTCAAAGGGGAAAAGCGGGGGGCTATTGCCGTGCCGGTACAGGCACCATCCACCATCGAGCAGATGGCACTCAAGCGAAAATGCTCCGTAACCCGGACGAAAAGCAGTGATCGGGCCATGCTGGAAGCAGCGTCGTCATCGGAGGTCATCCTTGCGGGAACCATTGACGGCCGCTTCGCCTTCCCGGCGTTTCAGGGGGCCTTTGACGGCATGTTCACCATTGCCAAGCTGGTGGAGCTCAGTGCAATACTGGCGATTCCCCTGTCCAAGGTGTTGCAGGATGCCCCGACCAGGGCTTTCCACGAAGCGCGTGTCTCCTGCCCCTGGGAAATGAAGGGGGGAATCATGCGCAAAATGAGCGAGGACAGTCTCGACAAGGAGGCCAGCTTCGTTGATGGCATTAAAGTCCAGTTCGGCAACGACTGGGTCTTGGTTCTGCCGGATCAGTACTTGCCCTGTGTGCATATTTTCGCGGAAGCGAAAGACGACAGAACCGCTACTAAATTACTCGACAGCTACCAGAAAAAAGTTGAAGGCTGGAAAAAGGAATTGGCCTGAGACCATCACCGCAGTACCGGAAACCGTACAGCCCCGACTTCGGCGCTCGTGCCGCGGTCGGGGCTGTACGGTTCCAGCACAAAGAAAGACTGCTATCAGGGGGTTGGCGGCGCCGACCGCAAGCCTGCGGCAAGGTTGAAGTTGATATTGATCACGATGTCAAGCTTGTGGGGATCGCTGGGAAAGGCCATGACCTCAAACAGCCGTTTGTCGATGAACAGGCTCAGGTTAAGAAGATCCTCACGGACATTTTTAGGAAGCGGATTTTCCGGCATGGAAAGCTCACTCTGAAAAAAACTCCAGACTTTCTGGTTGTATCGTATCGCTTCATCCAGCATCTTTTCACGCTGGGGAGAGTCCCAGTTATCCTGGCACTGCTTCAGCTTCATCGCTGCCTTGCTGAGGACCGATGCTTCCAGTTCGCGGGGAGGAAGAAACTCTTTTCCTTGCTGTTCATAAACTGCCGTGTACTGGTTCGACATGGGTGGTAAGCTCCTTCTCGTACTCAATCAGGGTGTGGGCAATCTTCAAGGCCTGGTAGAAGCGGCTGACCGTTATCTGGTCGCAGATGGCGCTGATATAGGACCGTGTGCTGGGCGCCGCCTCCATAAGGTCATGGGCAAGCGTAAAGAAGTACTCGATATGCGCCGGGCGATTTTCCGCATCGATATAAATCAACTGCAACGTGAAGTATAGACGCTTTGCCGGCGTATCCGCTGCTTCTTCCGGCATGATATCCTTTTCACGCAGAATCGGCACGTTATTTTCGATGAAGAGCTCGGCATGCTTACCGCCGTTACGAATGACGGCCCCGCCGATGATTACCCGTTCATCCGCTTTGAGATTGAGCTTCAGCGGCACGGTTACGCTATCCTACAGTGAAGCGCCAATTGATTCACGCAATTGGGTAACTGCAGCCCGGGTAAAGGTCAGCTGCTCCTCGGCCTGCTTCACCTGACTGTCGGTAGCGGTCGGCGACAATTCGGGAGTATTCACGCTGGAACGCCTTCCCGTCGGAAACAGGTCATGCCAGAGATAGGCTACCCGCTCATAGACCGGCGCCGGAGGCGGCGGCACCGTCATCTGATTGATCTGCTCCCGGATTGCCTGATAACTCATCAGAATATCGCGGCGCTCGGCGCTTTCCGGAGGAAAAGGCGGAAAGTTTTTAACGATTTTTCCCAGCTGTTCTTTCATCTGCGCAATCATGTCCGAAGAAAGCTTCAAAGAAGTGCCGGTTTCGCGAAGACTTTTCGCGGTGCTGTTCAGCAGTTCGGTGACACTGCCGATTTTCTCCAGCGTTTCAATCGTCTGCTTGGGGACGGTAATGTTCACCGACACCTGCTCAGCCCCCCCTCCATCAGCAACGGCAGACGGCGTACGGGGTGGAGACGCGGGATTTTCTCCTGAAGCAGAAACTTCTTTCTGGACCGACAACGGCTGGCTGACAAGCGGCACACTCAGTGTTGACTGCAAAAGGCTTGATGCGGCGTCTACTCTCATATCGCACCTCACGGCAGGAGGGTATCAGACAAAATGGGGGAGAGATACGCTCTCTCCCCCATTATTGGGCTGCCTGTTCAGAAAACCCGGACGGACCGGAATTAGAACAGTCTCAGGACGGCCTGTGCTGCCTGTGAAGCCATCGAGAGGGAGGTGATGCCCAGGTTCTGACGGGTCTGGAGCATCAGCATGTTGGCGCCTTCCTCGTTCATGTCGGCCAGGGTCAGGTTGTCGGCACCAGTGGTCAGGGTGTTGATCATGGTGTCGGTGAAGGCCTGACGGGTGGTGATAACGCTCAGGTTTGCCGAAAGCTTGGAGGACTCGGTACGCAGCGTGGAGAGAGCGCTCTCCAGTTGCAGCGACGAGCTCTTGATGGCGTTGGTGCCGTTGCTGACCACCGAGTTGTCCCATGCGGTGCTGGTAGAACGCTTGGTAGCTGCCGTGCTGCTTTCTGCAGTAGCAGAGGTCACGCCGCCATACGAACCGGTGATGCCGACCTTCTGCAGGGAGAGACCAACGCTGGTAGCGTTGAAACCCTTGATCTTCAGGGTTGCATCGTTGGTGACCGGTGCAAATTCAACGGTCAGGTCGTCCTTGGTCAGGAAGTTGGTGCCCCGGTAGCCGGAGTCGGAGGCCAGCTGGTTGATCTGGCTCATCAGGGTGTTGTAGGTGTTGGCGTAGTTGGCCCGCTCGGTCAGGTTCGCGGTGGAAAGCGCTGCCGAGGCAACACCTTTTGCCGCTTCGATCAGGGAGGTGATGGCCTTGATGCCGGCGTCGGCGGCCTTCACGGCCTGCACCGCTTCAGACATGCCGTCCTTGCGGATGGACAGGTCGGCTGCCCGGCTGTTGTGGCCTTGAGCCGCAAAGAAGTTGGTGGGGTTGTCGAGGGCCGAGTTCACCTTCTTGCCGGTGGACAGACGGTCCTGGGTCCTGTTGATCAGCGTGTTGGTGTTCTGCAGCGAGAGCAGGTTGCTCCGCATGCCCGAGGTGAGGGAAATATCACTGATTGCCATGGTGATGCTCCTTTCTAGGATAAGGTGCGACATTCTTGTCGCTTGGTTGGGTTATTTTACTTTACGGTTGCTTTTTGTAAAGCTTTAAGAGATTTTTTCACCAACTTTTTTATTCAGGAAG
The window above is part of the Trichlorobacter ammonificans genome. Proteins encoded here:
- a CDS encoding sensor histidine kinase yields the protein MDWECCWDRDIVAMGDCPNITEGDEDLLTSRARRVLEKCCECERFRRDLSRFNDSGHPLAPIISVLHNDYRRQKSQIQSLVSFLDSKTLETRFLHELGSVLQSSVDLDEVLSVALTAITAGKGFGMNRAFLLLADRERHLLRGHLAIGPRSLEEAGQTWQEIASTDMDLQSMARSFQQYKLRSERDKFQDILDQLQISLDDQEHIVVKAFEDPYPLLVRNAFNNPQVPPDFARLLGVDTFLVLPLISRHRRIGAIIADNFITRRPISDDDLRSIETFAFPVAFAIERASLYDRLQEEVEKLQIANQKLHEQQELLVRMEKMALVGRITSSVAHSIRNPLTVIGGFARSILKTTPSSDTRRGFIESIVAETRQLEGVLDEVLTYSDSLYPTRDLWDITQLVEAAQREIQDRLLYHDYTVQFRSDRELPPVWVDFKQTVYCIRTIILVNLDGLEHGAITIYLSRNGDEVDVNIEDKGRTLSEEELEAMLTPFAETCQMGSGLSLALCRSMLDKQNIPFLVVAPPEGGVTYTIKLPTRKEERHEQTAGS
- a CDS encoding response regulator — encoded protein: MSRLLVVDDEANIRLLYSAELTDEGYEVETASGISEALEKLAAQSFDLALLDIKLKNESGIELLQKIVKERHDMPVILCSAFSSYKDDFSAWLADSYVVKSGDLTELKEEIKRVLEKKAQRRAAGL
- a CDS encoding mannose-1-phosphate guanyltransferase; amino-acid sequence: MKAVIMAGGFGTRIQPLTGSIPKPMIPLFNRPIMLHIVELLKKYDITDLVMLLYHQPGIIKKFFRDGADFGVRITYVTPLQDMGTAGAVKAAEKYLDERFLVISGDLLTDFNLKKVIDFHDANKAMATITLTSVKDPLQFGVVITDKEKRITQFLEKPGWGEVISDTINTGIYVLEPEIFNYIPAGENFDFSQDLFPLMLRNQDPLYGVTAKGYWRDIGNTDSYREAYHDIFKGRVNLKIDEEKQDYVGKDLRIGTDVTLEDAGGIEGTVVIGDNSQVSRDVRIKDSVIGRNCTIEAGVRLNRCAIWDNSYVKKGARITDSVICSNVRVGQAAILEEGVIVADETSIGDEVHIKADVKIWPRKVIESGATVTANLIWGEKWKKSLFEGAIIKGLSNVELTPEFAAKLGCAYGTMLPKGSYVLGGRDAKRSSRMLKRCFVGGLLSAGVNVRDMTMTCLPVIRYKLKTFGEVGGFHFRQASDDPASMEIVFLDGEGLDFSSNMAKNAERIYYKENFRRAHHTEPGALVDIPQAVDFYREGFLRALNVEQCRKAAWTVVVDFNFAPACQVLPMLLNELGCNVVALNAYIDEGKGGVSPKPKDEALRQLSTIVGSLGAQAGFWLEPGAEAITLVDETGTIHDGVGLLALVAALKLKGEKRGAIAVPVQAPSTIEQMALKRKCSVTRTKSSDRAMLEAASSSEVILAGTIDGRFAFPAFQGAFDGMFTIAKLVELSAILAIPLSKVLQDAPTRAFHEARVSCPWEMKGGIMRKMSEDSLDKEASFVDGIKVQFGNDWVLVLPDQYLPCVHIFAEAKDDRTATKLLDSYQKKVEGWKKELA
- the flaF gene encoding flagellar biosynthesis regulator FlaF, with product MSNQYTAVYEQQGKEFLPPRELEASVLSKAAMKLKQCQDNWDSPQREKMLDEAIRYNQKVWSFFQSELSMPENPLPKNVREDLLNLSLFIDKRLFEVMAFPSDPHKLDIVININFNLAAGLRSAPPTP
- a CDS encoding flagellar biosynthesis repressor FlbT, which encodes MPLKLNLKADERVIIGGAVIRNGGKHAELFIENNVPILREKDIMPEEAADTPAKRLYFTLQLIYIDAENRPAHIEYFFTLAHDLMEAAPSTRSYISAICDQITVSRFYQALKIAHTLIEYEKELTTHVEPVHGSL
- a CDS encoding flagellin; translated protein: MAISDISLTSGMRSNLLSLQNTNTLINRTQDRLSTGKKVNSALDNPTNFFAAQGHNSRAADLSIRKDGMSEAVQAVKAADAGIKAITSLIEAAKGVASAALSTANLTERANYANTYNTLMSQINQLASDSGYRGTNFLTKDDLTVEFAPVTNDATLKIKGFNATSVGLSLQKVGITGSYGGVTSATAESSTAATKRSTSTAWDNSVVSNGTNAIKSSSLQLESALSTLRTESSKLSANLSVITTRQAFTDTMINTLTTGADNLTLADMNEEGANMLMLQTRQNLGITSLSMASQAAQAVLRLF